The genome window ACCGTGGAATATGCGTCCAGCACGCTGCAAAGAGTGCCGAGCGTGTGGGTGTAAACGTTGCGGTGCATAATGATCCACGATTCAAAAGGTATTTGCCCGGAAGGAACCGCCCCCCGTTCATCGAATACTTTAGGATTACAGCAGACCGGGGTATCTTTCAACAGTTTCCGCCATCTTTGAAATCTTCCGGAAAATCATGGGGCAACGGGTTGCGGGACAATGCTTTTGCGCCGTGAACCGGGTTCTGGTCACAACGCGAAAAAACACGTATGGTCCTGCTTGTGCAACCACATACGCCCGAGGCTTCCCATGAGAATTCTCCCCGTATCCGTCTTGTTTTTTTGCATCTGCGTCCTATCTTTGACGGGCGCGGGCTGCCAGGTGAAGACCGGAGGAAGCGTGGAAACGGGCGTCGGCACCCATCATCGTCTATAGAGCAGACAACAGAAGAAGGAAAATTTCGTGGAGCTTAAAGGAACAACCATTCTTGCCATCCGCGATGCGAACGGCGTCGCTATTGCCGGTGACGGCCAGGTGACCATGGGCCAGGCCATCGTCATGAAACATACCGCCCGGAAGGTGCGCAGGCTCCACTCCGGCAAGGTTATCGGCGGTTTTGCCGGTTCCACCGCGGATGCGTTCACGCTGTTCGAGCGGTTTGAAGCAAAGCTTGAAGAACACGGCGGCAGCCTGGTGCGCGCCGCCGTGGAAATGGCCAAGGACTGGAGAAAGGACAAGTACCTCCGTCATCTGGAAGCCATGCTCATCGTTGCGGACAGCGCGACGACCCTTATTTTGTCCGGCAACGGCGACGTCATCGAGCCCGATGACGGCATCGCGTCCATCGGCAGCGGCGGGCCCTACGCCCTTGCCGCGGCTCGCGCCCTGGTGGGCAATACGGACCTTGACGCGGAAAGCATCGCGCGCAAAGCCATGGCCATTGCCGCCGGCATCTGCGTGTACACCAACACGGCGCTCACCGTGGAAACCCTTGGCGGCACTGCCGGCGCCCCCAGTGACGGCTGAGGCGAAAAGAGCCGCCGCGTCGCTGGTTGCCGGATGCAAGGTCAATCTTTCGCTCCGGATCACCGGCAGGCGGGAGGACGGCTACCACACGCTGGAGAGTGTTTTCTGGCCTCTGCCGGGTCCGTGCGACACCCTGACGGTGACGCGCGCGGCCAAGGAAGGGCTGCGGTTTTCCTGCAGCGACGAAACGCTGGAATCGCCGGGCAACCTGGTCGTCAAGGCGTATAACGCGTTTGCCGCGGCAACGTCCTTCGCGCCCGGCCTTGCCGTTTTTCTGGACAAGCACATTCCCTACGGGGCGGGGCTCGGCGGCGGCAGTTCCAACGCGGCCGCCCTTCTGCTGTATTTGAACGCGCTGGCCCGCGAAGAAGGCGCGCCAAGCCTGGATGGTGCCGCTTTGGGAAAACTGGGCGCCCGCCTGGGCGCGGACGTGCCCTTTTTTTTTCAGAACACCCCTTGCCTCGTCCGCGGCATCGGGGACGTTCTTGAACCGCTGCCTCCTGATGCGGCGCACCGCTTTGCCGGGCTGCACCTGGTGCTTGTCTGCCCGAAGGTTCATGTTGCGACGGCGTGGGCCTTCGCGGCCTGGGATGAAAAACATCCCGCGTATACCTTGACAAACAGGGTCGAGAAAGATAGTAGTCCACTCGTTCGCGGGATACGGATTCAAAACGACCTTTCCCACGTTGTGTTCGAACGCTACCCCGAACTAAAAAAAACGCTTGCGCTGCTGCATGATTTCGACGCGGACGCTGCCTCCATGAGTGGGAGTGGGGCAAGTCTTTTCGGACTCTATTCGGATGCGGACAATGCCGGAAAAGCCGCGCGGTTTTTTCTTGATACGGGTGAACTGGTTTTTCACCATATCTTGTGATTAATACTGGGGTGTCGCCAAGTTGGTAAGGCAACGGGTTTTGGTCCCGTCATCCGAGGGTTCGAATCCTTCCGCCCCAGCCATTCTTCAATTGTCCGGAAGCCGCGGGTATCTTTATGTATAACGCATCCAACGATTTTCCCTACTGGCTTCCCCTTCTTCAACCTTCACTCTCGGAAAACTCCATGTACCGCGATTTGAAGATCCTTTCGGGCACGTCCAACCCCGCGCTGGCGACCGCCATCTGCGACCATCTGGGCTGCCGTCTGACCCCCTGCCTTTGCGACACGTTCAGCGACGGTGAAATCCGCATTGAAGTCGGCGACAACGTTCGCGGGGACGACATCTTTGTCGTGCAGTCCCTGTGCTACCCCGTCAACTTCAACCTGATGCAGCTTTGCATTATGCTGGACGCCCTGAAGCGCGCGAGCGCCGGCCGGGTGACGGCCGTCGTCCCCTACTACGGGTATGCCCGCCAGGACAGAAAGGTCAGCGCCCGCACGCCCATTACCGCCAAGCTTGTGGCGGATTTCCTGACCGTCGCGGGGATGCACCGGCTCATGACTGTGGACCTGCACGCCGGCCAGATCCAGGGCTTTTTCAACATCCCGGTGGACAACATGTACGCGGCGCCGATTTTCCTGAGCCACCTGAAGGAAATTCAGGGCGACATCGTCATCGTCTCCCCGGACGCCGGCGGTGTTGAACGCGCCCGCGCCTATGCGAAACGGCTCAACGCCGGGCTTGCCATTATCGACAAACGCCGCGACCAGCCCAACCAGGCCTCCGCGCTGCACGTTATCGGCGATGTGGAAGGCAAAAAGGCCATCATGATCGACGATATGATCGACACGGCCGGGACCATCGTGGCAGGCGCAGAAATGCTCCTGAAAAACGGCGCCAAGGAAGTTATGGCCTGCGCCACGCATGCCGTGCTTTCCGGCCCCGCCATTGACCGTCTGAACAGCTCCCCCTTCACGCGGGTGCTTGTTTCCGACACCATTCCGCTGGGCGACAAACTTGCCGCCTGTTCCAAGATCGAGGTGATATCCATTGCCGGTTTGCTGGCAAAGGCTATTAATAACATTCATACCGAGTCCTCCGTCAGCGTGCTCTTTGTGTAAAAACAAAGGCACCCGTCAGCAACGGCGTAAACGTCATGGCTGAGGATCGCAAAGGAGTTCACAATGGCTGATTTCGCTACCATCACGGTTCAAAAACGTTCTTCCACCGGCAAAGGCGCCAACCGCCGCCTGCGCGCGCAAGGGATCATCCCGGCCGTGTTTTACACCGCCAAGGGTGAAAGCGTGCCCATTCAGGTCGCGGAAGCGCCCCTGATGAAGCTTTTTGAAACCATGGGCCGCACCACCGTCTTTAATGTGGAAATTGAGGACGGCGCCAAAAAGGAAACCCACCCTGCCCTCATCTGGGATATCGAATATTATCCCACCAAAAACCGCTTCCAGCATGTGGACTTTTTCGGCGTTGACCTGAACAAGGAAATCAAAATCCGCGTTCCCCTGGCGTTCGTCGGCACGGCCAAAGGCGCCAAGCTCGGCGGCGTGCTTGAAACGTTCATGGAATTCATCGACCTTGTCGGCAAGCCTTTGTCCATCCCCAACAAACTCACGGTGGACATCACCAACCTTGAGCTTGCCCAGACCATGCGGGTCGCCGACCTGTCCATGCCCGAAGGCGTGCATCCGGCAACGGACGGCGCCCAGGCCATCCTCTTCCTGAGAGACAAGTCCGCCGGCGGCGATGACGACGGCGAATCCTCCGAAAAATAAATGAGCTGATCTGGTGTCCGGCTTGTTTCGGCAAGCCGGACACTTTTTTTGTATTATATGAGAATGGTATGGAAATCGGCGGTCTTTTTCTGGGGCTTGGCAACCCCGGCGCAACCTACGCGGGCACGCGCCACAATTTCGGCTTCATGGTGGCGGACGCCCTGCTTGAGGCCTGCCGCCGCAATGGGGACGTAACACCCCTCTCCGGCGGCAAAAAACGGTTCGAGGCCTGGAAGTGCCGCCTTCCCCTTGCCTCGCGGCCGTCCTGGATCATTGCCAAGCCGCAGACGTTCATGAACAAAAGCGGCGAAGCGGCCGTGACGCTTCTGCAATACTACCGTATTCCTCTGTCCGGGCTCGTCGTGGCCCACGACGAGTTGGACCTGCCGCTCGGGAAAATGCGTCTGAAAATCGGCGGCGGCGCCGCCGGGCATAACGGCATCCGCTCCATTGCCGAATGTCTGGGCTCTCCGGAATTTTACCGGCTTCGCCTGGGAATCGGCAAACCGGAAGGATACGACGTCACCTCCTATGTGCTTGGGCGATTTTCCGGGCAGGAGGCCCAAACCGTCTCGGAAACGCTCCCCGCGGCGGTGGAAGGATTTTTCCGCCTCTGTTCGGGCGGCTTCAAAGAAGCGCAGCAATTCATCAACGGATTTACATCCTCTCCATTATAATTTATTATTTGTTCTTAGAGTTTTTGTATTGGCTGACCTGCCGTTCGCTGCCGCACCGCGCCTCCGCCGATTCTCAAAAAACCCATTTGTAGACGAAACCCATTCTTTTCGTTACATTATGAATCGTCGTTTTTTTTCCCCATAAGGAGTCTCTGTGTTCTCTCCCAACCAACTCGTTGTTTATCCGGCCCAAGGCGTGGGCAGGGTCGAACGCATCGAGCGCCAGGAAATTGGCGGGGTCGGCATGGAGCTGTATATCGTCCGCATTTTATCCAATAATATTACCCTGATGGTGCCTGTCCTTACCGCGAAAAACGTGGGGCTGCGCCCCTTGAGCGACAAAAAAAAGGCCAAGGCCGTGCTGGCGTCGCTTCAGGACAGGAGCAGTTTTACAGGCCATATCGGCCAGAACTGGAACCGGCGGCACAGGGAATATTCGGAAAAGCTGAAAAGCGGCGATCTTGCCGATGTCTGCAATGTGCTGAAGGAACTCATCCTTATCAGCGGGGAAAAGGAGCTTTCCTTTGGCGAGCGCCGGCTCCAGGAACAGGCAATGGCTCTTGTAACTATTGAATTGGCTTGTATTTTGGATCAAGACGCGGATGCGGTGAAAACGCTTGTGGAAAGTTATTTCGCTGATATAATGCAAAAAGACACGGCTGAAAGCGAATAATCTCTTGCCAATCGCCGCAAGGTACGGTAGTTAGCCCTAACTTGTCGGTTAACGGGCATTTCCCGGATCTTCAGCCTGTCGACACATGTAATCCCTACTTCTCCATTTGTTTCCAACAATCTGATTTACGTCTATGGCTGTTTTTACAGTTATTGAGTGTGCCGCCACTCGGCACTCCCGGTATTTGCATCGGTCCCTTCTCTGAGGGCCGGTCTCCCCTTGGACCTTTCAATCCCTTCTCACAACATTATGCGGAAAAAGAAAACCCCACCCCCGGCTGAGGCAGAAATTACTGAATTTGTTGATTCCGGCATGAATTTGACGGAACTCAAGACCAAGAGCATGGTCGACCTCATGGAGCTGGCCGAGCAGAACAACGTCGAAAACGCCAGCAACATGCGCAAGCAGGAGATTATTTTTGCCCTCCTGCAGCACTGCGTCTCACAAAACGGGGCCATTTACGGCGATGGCGTCCTGGAAATTCTGCCGGACGGTTTCGGTTTTCTCCGATCCCCGCTCAGCAACTACACCCCCGGGCCGGACGATATCTATGTCTCCCCATCGCAAATCCGGCGCTTCAGCCTCCGCAAAGGGGACGTCGTTTCCGGGCAGATCCGCCCGCCCAAGGAAGGCGAACGCTATTTCGCCCTTCTGAAAGTCAACGACATCGGTTTTGAGCCCCCTGAAAACGCCAAAAACCTCGTCCTCTTCGATAACCTCACCCCCATATACCCGGACCGCCCGCTCATCATGGAAAACGGGAGCAAAAACCTCTCGAGCCGGGTGATCGACCTTATGGCCCCCATCGGCTGTGGCCAGCGCGGTCTTATCGTGGCGCCGCCCCGCACGGGCAAAACCATCCTGCTGCAGACGCTCGCCAACGCCATCAACGCCAACAACCCCGACGTCTACCTGATCGTTCTGCTCATCGACGAGCGGCCCGAGGAAGTGACGGATATGGAGCGCACGGTCAAAAACGCGGAAGTCATTTCCTCCACATTTGACGAACCGCCCACCCGCCACGTGCAGGTATGCGAAATGGTTTTGGAAAAGGCGAAACGCCTGGTTGAGCGCAAGCGGGACGTAGTCATCCTCCTCGACTCCATCACCAGGCTCGGCAGAGCGTATAACGCGGTCACGCCTTCTTCCGGCCGCGTTCTCTCCGGCGGGTTGGACGCCAACGCCCTGCAGCGGCCCAAGCGGTTTTTCGGCGCGGCGCGCAACATCGAGGAAGGCGGCAGCCTGACCATTATCGCCACCGCCCTTATCGATACCGGCTCACGCATGGATGAAGTCATTTTTGAAGAATTCAAGGGCACCGGCAACATGGAGATATACCTCGATCGCCATCTTGCGGAAAAACGCGTGTTCCCGGCCATCGACATCAACCGCACCGGCACGCGCAAGGAAGAACTCCTGTTGCCGGACGACGTCCTGAACCGCGTCTGGATTCTGCGGAAGATCCTCGCGCCCATGTCGCCCATCGACAGCATGGAATTTTTGCTGGACAAGATGCGCGGCACCAAAAGCAACAACGAGTTCATCAACGGGATGAGCAAATAGAAAAAACGCGTTCCACAAAAAAACTCCCGCAAAAGCGGGAGTTTTTTTGTGGAACGCGGGTATGCAAAAGCGGGGTTCATGCCACGATGGGGACAAACGCCTTCTCCTCGTCCGGCCTGAACTCGACGGACGCGTCCCGGCCGGAGTTTTTGGCGTGGTACATGGCCCTATCCGCATTGTCCACGAGGTTTTCGAGATACGCCCCCTTCCACCGCTTGCTGGCGGCGGTCACCCCGGCGCTGAGCGTGATGTGCAGGCCGCTTTCCATAACGTTTCCGTTTGCATCCCGTATCAAAAAGTTAAATTTCTTGATGAGATCGCAGCATTTTTTGGTAACCGCCGGCAACAGACCCGCATCCGGGCCTGAAACGACCAGTGCGAACTCTTCCCCGCCATAACGGGCCGCCAGGACATCGTTCCGGTCGCTAAATTCCTGCACGGCTTTTTTTAGATGGGAACCGACGACCGCCAGAACCTGGTCGCCTATTCTGTGGCCGTGTTCGTCATTGAACCGCTTGAAATGGTCGATATCCAGCAAAGCCAGGGACAGGGGGCGCGACTCCGACAGCCATTTATCAATGGCCCTCGCCATGAACTGGTCAAAACCGCGGCGGTTGGTGATTTTGGTAACACCGTCAAGAACGGCGATATCCTCAAGGTTGCGAATATCGTCCTCAAGAAGATCTTTTACCCGGCTGAAGGCTTTGCGCAGCTTCATGATGGAGTCGTCACAGTCTCCGGAGCCCGATACGATGGAAACGCTTTCTTCTTCCAGGTTGTTGATGTCGCCGTAGCGGCTGGAAAGCATTTTCTGGAAACTCGCCACGGCGCTCGACGCTTCCCGCACCAGCGAGTCAACCTGGCCCCTGTACGGCTTAATCAGGATTTCGTGGTATTCCTTGAGAACCGCGCTCAGCCGTTCTTCCGAGTAGTCTTTTTTCTCTAGAATACCGGCCAGCAATACTTGAATGGCGATCTTTTGAGCGTCGGTAAGATCATGATAATCTTTTACTTCTCTGAAAAACAACAACATCGACCGCCAGTTCGATTCCGGAGGAACTCCGGCTCTGTCAAACATCTCAAAAAGAGTCAAGTATGTGTCTCTGCAGTCTACCGCCGCAGTAAAAGAATGTTTCATACGGTTGCTTCAGCCTGGAGTAACAAGATATACTTGTTTATTTTTAATAATTTATTCAGGAGGTGATTTTATATACCATACCATATTCACTGACCGTTGGAAAGCTTCTCCTTGCTTTTTCGGATTTTTTTCTTGAGCCGCAATACGGAAAAGCAAGAAGAAAACAAAATGTCGACATGCGACAGCGTGTTTGGTATGGTCCGGAAAAGCAACAGGGATGCACCTTGCAGCCCTGCCGGCTGTCAGCCCGTTCCCCGCACCCATATGCGGATAACTTATCAGGAGGATGTGTATGAACCTCGCCATTTTTCCCAGACGCGGCTACTTGCAGGGCCCTACCCCGATTGAAGCCGCCCCTTCTTTTTCCAAGGCCCTCGGCGGCAACGTCAATATCTACATAAAACGGGACGACATGCTTCCCGGAGCTGCGGGCGGCAACAAAACCCGCAAGCTTGACTTCTGCCTTGCCGACGCCCTTGGCCTTGGCGCGGATACCGTCATCACCTGCGGCGCCGTGCAGTCCAACCACTGCCGCCTGACGCTCGCCTGGTCCGCCAAAGAGGGCATGGATTGCCATCTGGTTCTTGAAGAACGGGTCAAGGGCAGCTACAAGCCCGAAGCCTCCGGCAATAACTTCCTGTTCCAGCTCATGGGCGCCAAGAGCATCACGGTCGTTCCGGGCGGCACCGATATGGTGGCGGCCATGAACGACCTTGCTGAAAAGCTGAAAAAGGAAGGCCGCAAACCGTACATCATTCCGGGCGGCGCATCCAACCCCATCGGCGCCACCGGGTATGTGGCCTGCGCTCAGGAAATTCTGCAGCAGACGTTCGAATCCGGCCTGAAAATAGACAGCATGGTCGTGCCCAGCGGCAGCGCCGGAACCCATGCGGGTATCGTTGTCGGCCTTATCGGCTGCCACGCCAATATCCCAGTTTACGGCATCAACGTCAGCCGCCCCCGCGAAAAGCAGGAACCCCTTGTCCACAAGCTTGCCGTTGCGACGGCGGAACGCGTCGGCGCCGGGGAAATCCCCGCGTCAGTGGTGGACTGCAACGGCGACTACGTGGGCGACGGCTACTCCCTGGTGACGGACAGCATGCTGGAAGCCGTGACGCTTCTCGCCCGGACGGAAGGCATCCTTCTGGACCCCGTTTATTCAGGGAAAGCCATGGCGGGGCTTGTCGACATGGTGCGCAAAGGCAAATTCGCCAAGGGTTCCAACGTTCTTTTCCTGCATACCGGCGGGTCTTCCGTCCTGTACGCCTACATGGAAGCGTTCCGCAAATCCTGGATCTAATCAACGTTGCCCCGCGTTTACCGTGGGGAGGCAAAAAGGGGGTACCCCCCATCCCCCGGCAGGGCGTCGATTGGCGCCCTATTTTTTTGCTCCAAAAGGCGCGCCGCCTTGAAAATATAGATTCTATAGTAATGGATTTTGCACGAAAATCGTCTATAATGGCATTACGTATGACATAATCGGCGAACACGCGGCTTCCCTGGAAAACGCCTGCCCTGCGCCGCCTCCGCCGGATATCGCGAATAAAATCATACCGGCGTGATATAATGCTGGAAATTTTCTAGAAAATATATAAACTTTGTGGTGGCAATATACGTATTTCCAGCAGGCTCCTATGAAAATCTCGTGGCGAAAGGCATTTACCAAGTCCTACCTTAAATGGGATGACCATTGGTCTGTGCGCGCGCCTGAAATACACAGTCTGGCGGAACTCAAAAACTTCCTGGACCTTGTCCACGTGCGGTTTTGCCTGCTCAAGCCCTACCTCGAAGTGCCGGATTACCCGCCCCTTGACCCCCGCGAACTGCTTCCGTCCTTTGATACCGACTTGTGGGAACACACGGGCATACCGGGGTTCAGCATGGTCGTTCTGGAACGGCCGCTCAATTATTTCCAGGAAGTCTTCCAGTACGACAATTTTCACCCCACGGGCCTTCCAGGCCAGGAACTGTCTGACAGCGCGCTGCTGAACCGCAACATGCAGACCATGCAGATGCGTCTTCCGCGCGTCATGCACGAGCCGCTACGCCAGGACTTCACGAAAAAGAACATAACCGACCTTGCGAACTACCCCGCCCTTCTCCCGTATCTGCTGGAGATGGACCGGGCGCAGGTCATGGGCATGCTGCCCGAATCGAGCCCCAAGCAGGGATTCTACCTTGCCGGTGTTTACGCATCCCTCCCGTCGGACCTGGATACGGAAATCAAGCGCTACGGTTTGCGCATCAACAAATTCGCCGTCGGCGACAACAAAATGTATGAGGCCAACCGCCACTTTGTGTACCAGCACCTGATGGAGCTGTACGGGTTCCCTGTCGCCTCCGAGCGGCGCACCTCTTCCGCCCTGTTCGCCAGGCGGCTGCACAAAATGGGCGAGCGGTTCCTGATCCGGGTTCTCGGCCAGTCCGACAGGACCCTGACGACGCTCTGGAACGACAGCGCCAACCAGCTGTACCCCAAGGTGGAAAAAACCGCCCTGGTCGCCCTGGACCCGGA of uncultured delta proteobacterium contains these proteins:
- a CDS encoding hypothetical protein (Evidence 5 : No homology to any previously reported sequences), with amino-acid sequence MPTPVSTLPPVFTWQPAPVKDRTQMQKNKTDTGRILMGSLGRMWLHKQDHTCFFAL
- the hslV gene encoding peptidase component of the HslUV protease (Evidence 2a : Function of homologous gene experimentally demonstrated in an other organism; PubMedId : 10368140, 10693812, 8244018, 9003766, 9013898, 9177170, 9257689; Product type e : enzyme); this encodes MELKGTTILAIRDANGVAIAGDGQVTMGQAIVMKHTARKVRRLHSGKVIGGFAGSTADAFTLFERFEAKLEEHGGSLVRAAVEMAKDWRKDKYLRHLEAMLIVADSATTLILSGNGDVIEPDDGIASIGSGGPYALAAARALVGNTDLDAESIARKAMAIAAGICVYTNTALTVETLGGTAGAPSDG
- the ispE gene encoding 4-diphosphocytidyl-2-C-methyl-D-erythritol kinase, producing MAALPAPPVTAEAKRAAASLVAGCKVNLSLRITGRREDGYHTLESVFWPLPGPCDTLTVTRAAKEGLRFSCSDETLESPGNLVVKAYNAFAAATSFAPGLAVFLDKHIPYGAGLGGGSSNAAALLLYLNALAREEGAPSLDGAALGKLGARLGADVPFFFQNTPCLVRGIGDVLEPLPPDAAHRFAGLHLVLVCPKVHVATAWAFAAWDEKHPAYTLTNRVEKDSSPLVRGIRIQNDLSHVVFERYPELKKTLALLHDFDADAASMSGSGASLFGLYSDADNAGKAARFFLDTGELVFHHIL
- the prsA gene encoding phosphoribosylpyrophosphate synthase (Evidence 2a : Function of homologous gene experimentally demonstrated in an other organism; PubMedId : 3009477, 9298646; Product type e : enzyme); protein product: MYRDLKILSGTSNPALATAICDHLGCRLTPCLCDTFSDGEIRIEVGDNVRGDDIFVVQSLCYPVNFNLMQLCIMLDALKRASAGRVTAVVPYYGYARQDRKVSARTPITAKLVADFLTVAGMHRLMTVDLHAGQIQGFFNIPVDNMYAAPIFLSHLKEIQGDIVIVSPDAGGVERARAYAKRLNAGLAIIDKRRDQPNQASALHVIGDVEGKKAIMIDDMIDTAGTIVAGAEMLLKNGAKEVMACATHAVLSGPAIDRLNSSPFTRVLVSDTIPLGDKLAACSKIEVISIAGLLAKAINNIHTESSVSVLFV
- the rplY gene encoding 50S ribosomal protein L25, whose translation is MADFATITVQKRSSTGKGANRRLRAQGIIPAVFYTAKGESVPIQVAEAPLMKLFETMGRTTVFNVEIEDGAKKETHPALIWDIEYYPTKNRFQHVDFFGVDLNKEIKIRVPLAFVGTAKGAKLGGVLETFMEFIDLVGKPLSIPNKLTVDITNLELAQTMRVADLSMPEGVHPATDGAQAILFLRDKSAGGDDDGESSEK
- the pth gene encoding Peptidyl-tRNA hydrolase gives rise to the protein MEIGGLFLGLGNPGATYAGTRHNFGFMVADALLEACRRNGDVTPLSGGKKRFEAWKCRLPLASRPSWIIAKPQTFMNKSGEAAVTLLQYYRIPLSGLVVAHDELDLPLGKMRLKIGGGAAGHNGIRSIAECLGSPEFYRLRLGIGKPEGYDVTSYVLGRFSGQEAQTVSETLPAAVEGFFRLCSGGFKEAQQFINGFTSSPL
- a CDS encoding Transcriptional regulator, CarD family; the encoded protein is MFSPNQLVVYPAQGVGRVERIERQEIGGVGMELYIVRILSNNITLMVPVLTAKNVGLRPLSDKKKAKAVLASLQDRSSFTGHIGQNWNRRHREYSEKLKSGDLADVCNVLKELILISGEKELSFGERRLQEQAMALVTIELACILDQDADAVKTLVESYFADIMQKDTAESE
- a CDS encoding hypothetical protein (Evidence 5 : No homology to any previously reported sequences), which codes for MSVNGHFPDLQPVDTCNPYFSICFQQSDLRLWLFLQLLSVPPLGTPGICIGPFSEGRSPLGPFNPFSQHYAEKENPTPG
- the rho gene encoding transcription termination factor (Evidence 2a : Function of homologous gene experimentally demonstrated in an other organism; PubMedId : 10230401, 14712716, 14970217, 1716628, 1722555, 2423505, 2461932, 6304634, 7689228, 7828920, 9008362, 9298646, 9586995, 9587002; Product type f : factor), with product MRKKKTPPPAEAEITEFVDSGMNLTELKTKSMVDLMELAEQNNVENASNMRKQEIIFALLQHCVSQNGAIYGDGVLEILPDGFGFLRSPLSNYTPGPDDIYVSPSQIRRFSLRKGDVVSGQIRPPKEGERYFALLKVNDIGFEPPENAKNLVLFDNLTPIYPDRPLIMENGSKNLSSRVIDLMAPIGCGQRGLIVAPPRTGKTILLQTLANAINANNPDVYLIVLLIDERPEEVTDMERTVKNAEVISSTFDEPPTRHVQVCEMVLEKAKRLVERKRDVVILLDSITRLGRAYNAVTPSSGRVLSGGLDANALQRPKRFFGAARNIEEGGSLTIIATALIDTGSRMDEVIFEEFKGTGNMEIYLDRHLAEKRVFPAIDINRTGTRKEELLLPDDVLNRVWILRKILAPMSPIDSMEFLLDKMRGTKSNNEFINGMSK
- a CDS encoding putative Diguanylate cyclase (Evidence 3 : Function proposed based on presence of conserved amino acid motif, structural feature or limited homology), which encodes MKHSFTAAVDCRDTYLTLFEMFDRAGVPPESNWRSMLLFFREVKDYHDLTDAQKIAIQVLLAGILEKKDYSEERLSAVLKEYHEILIKPYRGQVDSLVREASSAVASFQKMLSSRYGDINNLEEESVSIVSGSGDCDDSIMKLRKAFSRVKDLLEDDIRNLEDIAVLDGVTKITNRRGFDQFMARAIDKWLSESRPLSLALLDIDHFKRFNDEHGHRIGDQVLAVVGSHLKKAVQEFSDRNDVLAARYGGEEFALVVSGPDAGLLPAVTKKCCDLIKKFNFLIRDANGNVMESGLHITLSAGVTAASKRWKGAYLENLVDNADRAMYHAKNSGRDASVEFRPDEEKAFVPIVA
- a CDS encoding hypothetical protein (Evidence 5 : No homology to any previously reported sequences), translated to MILYTIPYSLTVGKLLLAFSDFFLEPQYGKARRKQNVDMRQRVWYGPEKQQGCTLQPCRLSARSPHPYADNLSGGCV
- the cuyA gene encoding L-cysteate sulfo-lyase, which translates into the protein MNLAIFPRRGYLQGPTPIEAAPSFSKALGGNVNIYIKRDDMLPGAAGGNKTRKLDFCLADALGLGADTVITCGAVQSNHCRLTLAWSAKEGMDCHLVLEERVKGSYKPEASGNNFLFQLMGAKSITVVPGGTDMVAAMNDLAEKLKKEGRKPYIIPGGASNPIGATGYVACAQEILQQTFESGLKIDSMVVPSGSAGTHAGIVVGLIGCHANIPVYGINVSRPREKQEPLVHKLAVATAERVGAGEIPASVVDCNGDYVGDGYSLVTDSMLEAVTLLARTEGILLDPVYSGKAMAGLVDMVRKGKFAKGSNVLFLHTGGSSVLYAYMEAFRKSWI
- a CDS encoding conserved hypothetical protein (Evidence 4 : Homologs of previously reported genes of unknown function), translating into MKISWRKAFTKSYLKWDDHWSVRAPEIHSLAELKNFLDLVHVRFCLLKPYLEVPDYPPLDPRELLPSFDTDLWEHTGIPGFSMVVLERPLNYFQEVFQYDNFHPTGLPGQELSDSALLNRNMQTMQMRLPRVMHEPLRQDFTKKNITDLANYPALLPYLLEMDRAQVMGMLPESSPKQGFYLAGVYASLPSDLDTEIKRYGLRINKFAVGDNKMYEANRHFVYQHLMELYGFPVASERRTSSALFARRLHKMGERFLIRVLGQSDRTLTTLWNDSANQLYPKVEKTALVALDPDMEGLDVLRKGGYLVDTDKNVAIIRVRYRQHTFNADNVRQERALSVESHEVIHPITGIPTTEVNILRDGGNMFLRLNDIVRGEYTGRIIYKRNEIVENTDTEEKRLKFLYAWLSKHQRRMIGYGDEFFGNISRILDRYLHAPEHYEVFEALHDLHYEVIEKFNYIQQARKVRLLEDLRDRNSKSGRLSYHAMLASVIAELHDLKFEIVSYFDPLVASIITIGESILNDRYLLANYIEKRDDALTPRGMEIKKSYRKLVSLVDEFKAIRKTRTEMLSRYAQSAD